In Puntigrus tetrazona isolate hp1 chromosome 22, ASM1883169v1, whole genome shotgun sequence, one genomic interval encodes:
- the ing5a gene encoding inhibitor of growth protein 5a isoform X2, translating to MATAIYLEHYLDSIENLPCELQRNFTLMRELDNRAEEKKCEIDKLAEEYIKNVRNLGPDQRVEHLQKIQNGFSKCKEYSDDKVQLAMQTYEMVDKHIRRLDADLARFENELKEKLDVRGYESPDNRTAKKVGGRGSLKEKRRPKGRGRKSSDDDSPRKKKTKNSPEFSESVLPVHPSDVLDMPVDPNEPTYCLCHQVSYGEMIGCDNPDCPIEWFHFACVDLTTKPKGKWFCPRCTQDRKKK from the exons ATGGCGACAGCGATTTATCTCGAACATTATCTCGACA GCATCGAAAACCTGCCCTGTGAGCTCCAGAGAAACTTCACCCTCATGAGGGAACTCGACAACCGAGCGGAGG AAAAGAAATGCGAGATCGACAAGCTCGCCGAAGAGTACATCAAGAACGTGAGGAACCTGGGCCCGGATCAGAGAGTGGAGCACCTGCAGAAGATCCAGAACGGATTCAGCAAGTGCAAGGAGTACAGCGACGACAAAGTGCAGCTCGCCATGCAGACCTACGAGATG GTGGACAAACACATCCGACGGCTGGATGCTGATCTGGCCCGCTTCGAGAACGAGCTGAAGGAGAAGTTGGACGTCAGAGGCTACGAGAGCCCAGACAACAGAACGGCTAAGA AGGTGGGCGGCCGAGGGAGCCTGAAGGAGAAACGCCGGCCGAAAGGAAGAGGACGCAAGTCTTCGGACGACGACTCGCCACGCAAAAAGAAAACGAAGAACAG CCCCGAGTTCTCGGAGTCCGTCCTGCCCGTTCACCCGTCGGACGTCCTGGACATGCCGGTGGACCCCAACGAGCCCACGTACTGCCTGTGCCACCAGGTGTCCTACGGAGAAATGATCGGATGCGACAACCCCGAC TGTCCCATCGAGTGGTTTCACTTCGCCTGCGTCGACCTGACGACGAAACCCAAAGGGAAGTG GTTCTGTCCGCGATGCACCCAGGATCGAAAGAAGAAATGA
- the cep19 gene encoding centrosomal protein of 19 kDa gives MSVVAKRCGVKFSPPSIVLIYENENSSKTRKRVIPVRNFSQYSDCGRAAERLKHHVRHGAFLESVSLAQLERLHLVLRDHLKGVSLEESLAARRPPDPGSEDLNRLSDGELKRRKADMDRLFERNRKRREDPGFVYDLEVDFPESSGRETCSWDEEASDDEGF, from the exons ATGTCCGTAGTGGCGAAGCGTTGCGGGGTCAAGTTCAGTCCTCCCTCCATCGTCCTCATATACGAGAACGAAAACAGCAGCAAGACGAGGAAGAGAGTCATCCCCGTGAGGAACTTCTCTCAGTATTCAG ACTGCGGCCGAGCGGCGGAGCGGCTGAAGCACCACGTCCGGCACGGCGCCTTCCTGGAGTCGGTGTCCCTGGCTCAGCTGGAAAGGCTTCACCTCGTCCTCCGGGATCATCTGAAGGGGGTGAGTCTGGAGGAGAGCCTCGCCGCCCGCCGGCCGCCGGACCCGGGCTCCGAGGACCTGAACAGGCTGAGCGACGGCGAGCTGAAGCGCAGGAAGGCCGACATGGACCGGCTGTTCGAGCGCAACCGCAAGCGCAGGGAGGACCCGGGCTTCGTGTACGACCTGGAGGTGGACTTCCCGGAGAGCAGCGGGAGAGAGACGTGCAGCTGGGACGAGGAGGCGTCCGACGACGAGGGCTTTTAG
- the ing5a gene encoding inhibitor of growth protein 5a isoform X1 produces the protein MATAIYLEHYLDSIENLPCELQRNFTLMRELDNRAEGELTPGPRLHSQRAAHLGSVPLGVTCSHQTSALSFAEKKCEIDKLAEEYIKNVRNLGPDQRVEHLQKIQNGFSKCKEYSDDKVQLAMQTYEMVDKHIRRLDADLARFENELKEKLDVRGYESPDNRTAKKVGGRGSLKEKRRPKGRGRKSSDDDSPRKKKTKNSPEFSESVLPVHPSDVLDMPVDPNEPTYCLCHQVSYGEMIGCDNPDCPIEWFHFACVDLTTKPKGKWFCPRCTQDRKKK, from the exons ATGGCGACAGCGATTTATCTCGAACATTATCTCGACA GCATCGAAAACCTGCCCTGTGAGCTCCAGAGAAACTTCACCCTCATGAGGGAACTCGACAACCGAGCGGAGGGTGAGCTGACGCCCGGGCCGCGTCTCCACTCGCAGCGCGCTGCCCACCTAGGGAGCGTCCCTCTGGGCGTCACGTGCTCTCACCAGACGTCTGCCCTTTCTTTTGCAGAAAAGAAATGCGAGATCGACAAGCTCGCCGAAGAGTACATCAAGAACGTGAGGAACCTGGGCCCGGATCAGAGAGTGGAGCACCTGCAGAAGATCCAGAACGGATTCAGCAAGTGCAAGGAGTACAGCGACGACAAAGTGCAGCTCGCCATGCAGACCTACGAGATG GTGGACAAACACATCCGACGGCTGGATGCTGATCTGGCCCGCTTCGAGAACGAGCTGAAGGAGAAGTTGGACGTCAGAGGCTACGAGAGCCCAGACAACAGAACGGCTAAGA AGGTGGGCGGCCGAGGGAGCCTGAAGGAGAAACGCCGGCCGAAAGGAAGAGGACGCAAGTCTTCGGACGACGACTCGCCACGCAAAAAGAAAACGAAGAACAG CCCCGAGTTCTCGGAGTCCGTCCTGCCCGTTCACCCGTCGGACGTCCTGGACATGCCGGTGGACCCCAACGAGCCCACGTACTGCCTGTGCCACCAGGTGTCCTACGGAGAAATGATCGGATGCGACAACCCCGAC TGTCCCATCGAGTGGTTTCACTTCGCCTGCGTCGACCTGACGACGAAACCCAAAGGGAAGTG GTTCTGTCCGCGATGCACCCAGGATCGAAAGAAGAAATGA